The Scyliorhinus canicula chromosome 11, sScyCan1.1, whole genome shotgun sequence genome contains a region encoding:
- the tmem60 gene encoding transmembrane protein 60, with protein sequence MKMSLAQRVLMTWLFTLLFLIVLVLKLDKKTSWNWILIFIPLWTFDTILLMMLIVKIIGRCRSGYDRNGNSRSLKKEVWYLCAMLLKLGFLLALCARLDHFAQMKLIFVFIPLWLLLIGAVVDLAYNIYSMRQD encoded by the coding sequence ATGAAAATGTCACTAGCTCAGAGGGTTTTAATGACCTGGCTCTTCACCTTGCTCTTCTTAATCGTACTGGTGCTGAAATTGGACAAAAAAACTTCTTGGAACTGGATCCTTATCTTCATCCCGCTCTGGACTTTTGATACCATCCTTTTAATGATGTTAATCGTAAAAATTATAGGGCGATGCAGATCAGGTTATGACAGGAACGGCAATTCAAGAAGCCTCAAGAAGGAGGTCTGGTATCTCTGCGCCATGCTGCTTAAACTAGGTTTTCTGCTAGCGCTATGCGCCAGACTGGATCATTTCGCACAAATGAAACTCATATTCGTGTTTATTCCTCTTTGGCTCTTACTCATAGGAGCAGTGGTTGATCTGGCGTATAATATCTATTCTATGCGACAAGACTGA